A stretch of the Aphis gossypii isolate Hap1 chromosome 2, ASM2018417v2, whole genome shotgun sequence genome encodes the following:
- the LOC114131664 gene encoding probable ATP-dependent RNA helicase DDX27: MGTVKWDMIKTIGDQDDVEDASSDSDVEVEYQPKKHKTKGDTYFDDEFKFLTMASEYNHDTWDDLQKYIKRKGTNRTDEKIEKSRRYVKSFLPDVTSEEHEDYNEQSDCDSLSEDELKKDGIKDRQKLVGKRNKKKKEVEENKNEITVEDEEEFFEDAPPFEENASFYQMNISRPLMKAISALNYVHPTPIQAAAIPVALLGRDICGCAATGTGKTAAYMLPILERLLYRPKGFTPITRVLVLVPTRELGVQVYQVTKQLAQFTTVEVGLSVGGLELKVQESILRKNPDIVIATPGRLLDHLQNTPSFSLSDLEVLVLDEADRMLDENFADQMKEIINMCARTRQTMLFSATMTDAVNDLASVSLSKPVKIFVDSNTDVAFNLRQEFVRLRQGKEQDRDATLAALVCRTFRDHTMIFVRTKADAHRVKILLGLFGLKVGELHGNLSQPQRLEALRQFKDEELDLLIATDVAARGLDIRGVKAVINYTMPPTVEHYIHRVGRTARAGRSGVSVSIASEQDRKVLKEVIRKAKNPVKNRVIPIEILDKYKERVDSLRNEVKCIMHEEYEERQMSRTEEFAEKTEKMAKTSIGTLIKKKDEKKRDWFQTQKERGEAKKRSREAFSAKIEKNIKKKKKNKEEDVNEEEEIENQKKMQRVANFQARSAKNKMKPKKMSAMSDFGQGGKFSSKSAGNKQKKGGSVFDSQFTDVSKSGVKKYRYEANQAKRMLAKKKSALNQKNQKAKSTSSKNPNSQGRGGGKRAKRR, translated from the exons ATGGGTACAGTAAAATGGGATATGATAAAAACGATTGGAGATCAAGACGATGTAGAAGACGCCTCATCGGATTCCGATGTCGAAGTTGAA TACCAACCGAAAAAACATAAGACCAAAGGTGATACGTATTTCGACGACGAATTCAAGTTTTTGACCATGGCTTCAGAGTATAATCATGACACTTGGGATGATCtacagaaatatataaaacgtaaAGGTACCAATAGAACTGacgaaaaaatagaaaaatcccGTAGATATGTGAAGTCTTTT CTGCCTGATGTCACTAGCGAAGAACATGAAGATTACAATGAACAGTCAGATTGTGATTCGTTATCTGAAGATGAACTGAAAAAAG atgGTATCAAAGATAGACAGAAGTTGGTTGGTaaaaggaataaaaaaaagaaagaagttgaagaaaacaaaaatgaaataactgTTGAGGATGAAGAAGAATTTTTTGAAGATGCTCCTCCATTTGAAGAAAATGCTTCTTTTTATCAAATGAATATTTCAAGACCTTTGATGAAGGCCATAAGTGCATTGAACTATGTTCATCCAACACCTATACAAGCTGCTGCAATACCAGTGGCGCTCTTAGGTAGAGATATTTGTGGTTGTGCTGCTACTGGTACTGGTAAAACAGCAGCTTATATGCTACCCATTCTTGAAAGACTTTTATACAGACCCAAAGGTTTTACTCCTATTACTag AGTTTTAGTTTTGGTTCCAACTCGAGAATTGGGTGTACAAGTGTACCAAGTTACAAAACAACTTGCACAGTTCACAACCGTTGAAGTTGGTCTTTCTGTTGGTGGTTTAGAACTCAAAGTGCaa GAATcaattttacgtaaaaatcCAGATATTGTTATAGCTACTCCTGGTCGACTGTTAGatcatttacaaaatactCCATCTTTTTCTTTATCGGATTTAGAAGTATTAGTGTTGGATGAAGCTGATAGAATGTTAGATGAAAACTTTGCTGACCAAAtgaaagaaattattaatatgtgtgcTCGTACCAGACAGACAATGTTATTTTCAGCTACAATGACTGATGCTGTTAATGATCTTGCTTCTGTTTCTTTAAGCAAaccagttaaaatatttgtagacaGTAATACAGATGTAGCTTTTAATCTAAGACAAGAATTTGTAAG ATTACGTCAAGGAAAAGAACAAGATCGAGATGCAACATTAGCTGCTTTAGTATGTCGAACATTTAGAGATCATACTATGATATTTGTAAGAACTAAAGCTGATGCACATAgagtaaaaattttactagGACTTTTTGGCCTTaag gttggAGAATTACATGGAAATTTATCTCAACCTCAAAGATTGGAAGCATTACGACAATTTAAAGATGAAGAACTTGATTTGTTAATTGCTACAGATGTTGCCGCTCGTGGATTAGACATCCGAGGAGTAAAGGct gttatAAACTATACTATGCCACCAACTGTTGAACATTATATTCATCGAGTTGGCCGAACAGCCAGAGCAGGAAGATCTGGTGTTTCTGTTTCTATTGCTAGTGAACAAGACCGTAAAGTACTAAAAGAAGTGATACGAAAAGCTAAGAATCCAGTAAAAAATCGTGTTATTCCtattg aaattttGGATAAGTATAAAGAGCGTGTAGATTCACTAAGAAATGAAGTTAAATGTATCATGCACGAAGAGTATGAAGAACGGCAAATGAGCCGAACAGAAGAATTTGCtgaaaaaacagaaaaaatggCAAAAACTAGTATTGGtactcttattaaaaaaaaagatgaaaaGAAAAGAGATTGGTTCCAGACTCAAAAAGAACGAGGGGAAGCTAAAA AAAGATCAAGAGAAGCTTTTTCAGCTAAAatagagaaaaatattaaaaagaaaaagaaaaacaaagaaGAAGATGTTAATGAAGAAgaagaaattgaaaatcaaaaaaaaatgcagaGGGTTGCTAATTTTCAAGCTAGAAgtgcaaaaaacaaaatgaaaccTAAGAAAATGAGTGCTATGTCAGATTTTGGTCAAG GTGGTAAATTTTCTTCAAAGTCTGCTGGTAATAAACAAAAGAAAGGAGGTTCTGTTTTTGACTCCCAGTTTACAGATGTTAGCAAATCTggtgttaaaaaatacagaTATGA GGCCAACCAAGCTAAAAGGATGTTGGCCAAAAAGAAATCggcattaaatcaaaaaaatcaaaaagcaAAATCTACATCATCGAAAAATCCTAATTCTCAAGGACGAGGCGGTGGAAAGAGAGCAAAGAGAAGATGA